One Mycobacterium sp. SMC-4 DNA window includes the following coding sequences:
- a CDS encoding alpha/beta fold hydrolase gives MTDVLHTYRYGPAGPARVLAIHGLTGHGKRWETLFTRHLPDITTLAPDLLGHGRSSWDAPWSIDANIAALSALLDERHPVVVVGHSFGGALALNLAAARPDLVSGLVLLDPAVALDGARMREIADQMYRSPDYTDRAEARQEKVDGSWAEVEETELQRELDEHLIELPNGRVGWRISVPAMLSYWSELTRPVPTPRDGTATTLVRAARVQPPYATDQLLTALDAGLGPSLTVLEWDCDHMVPLARPAETAALIRRHLD, from the coding sequence GTGACCGACGTGCTGCACACCTACCGCTACGGACCGGCCGGACCGGCCCGGGTGCTGGCCATCCATGGTCTGACCGGCCATGGCAAGCGCTGGGAGACCTTGTTCACCCGGCATCTGCCCGACATCACCACGCTCGCACCGGATCTGCTGGGCCACGGCCGTTCGTCCTGGGATGCCCCGTGGTCCATCGACGCCAACATCGCGGCGCTCTCGGCATTGCTCGACGAGCGGCATCCGGTGGTGGTCGTGGGCCATTCCTTCGGCGGGGCGCTGGCGCTCAACCTCGCTGCCGCCCGTCCGGACCTCGTGTCCGGCCTGGTGCTGCTCGACCCGGCCGTCGCGTTGGACGGGGCCCGCATGCGCGAGATCGCCGACCAGATGTACCGCAGCCCTGACTACACCGACCGGGCCGAAGCGCGTCAGGAGAAGGTCGACGGCTCCTGGGCCGAGGTCGAGGAGACCGAGCTGCAACGCGAACTCGACGAGCACCTCATCGAGCTGCCCAACGGGCGGGTGGGCTGGCGGATCAGCGTTCCGGCGATGCTGTCCTACTGGAGTGAGCTGACCCGGCCCGTGCCGACACCGCGGGACGGCACGGCGACGACACTGGTGCGCGCGGCCCGCGTGCAGCCGCCCTACGCCACCGACCAGCTGCTCACCGCCCTCGATGCCGGACTCGGTCCGAGTCTGACGGTGCTGGAATGGGATTGCGACCACATGGTGCCGCTGGCGCGTCCCGCCGAAACCGCGGCTCTGATCCGCCGGCACCTGGACTGA
- a CDS encoding ATP-dependent DNA helicase — protein sequence MSAPHTELTPESLRRGDLRGWVRVLGGPGTGKSSLLVDTAVAHIQAGCEPESVLLLTGSARLGAQARAAITSRLLTAGARRAVREPLVRTVHSYAFAVLRLAAQRAGSPPPRLITSAEQDGIIRELLAGDAEDGDDSPVRWPARLRPALTTSGFATELRDLMARCSERGVDPVALQRIGRLAGRDEWQAAGRFAQAYEQVMLLRSAVGMAAPQATTPALGAAELVGAALEALATDADLLAAERARVRVLLVDDAQHLDPQAAQLVTVLAGGADVAVIAGDPQQSVFGYRGADPALLAGEGPALQLSDSHRCAAPLADAIGAVAARLPGSQSRQEFTGRVAEGSLAVRIAASPHAESALIADALRRAHLIDGLPWSQMAVIVRSVPQMGAALSRALSAAGVPVDVLHNDAALSDQSAVRSLLTVLRVTAEGLDPATALELVTGPIGRLDPVSLRQLRRALRRVGRQPAGGVGELLVDALRSDTEGLSDEQARPLRRVRAVLAAARRSVQDGHDPRHTLWQAWHRSGLQRRWLTASERGGPAGAQADRDLDAVTAMFDVAEQYVTRTAGATVGGLIDHLAGLALPPVRSEDTDTDAVSVLSAHSSLHRDWEFVVIAGVQEGLWPNVAPRGGVLATQQLIDVIGGVTEPGQSGLPSRAPLLAEERRLLIAAMGRARSRLLVTAVDSDDSDEALLPSSFCHELASVATEPEPEASEPIRAPRVLTPSALVGRLRSVVCAAPGAVDDVEKACAAVQLARLAQAGVTGADPASWYGMAQVSTSDPLWDGAGHVVTLSPSTLQTLSDCPLRWLLERHGGSRGRDVRSTLGSLVHALVSESGRSESALLAELEKVWGGLQFDAQWYADNELARHAEMLQTFMRWRSGTRHELTEVGTEVDVEGQIEGAEGDLPGVRVRGRLDRVERDSAGRLVVVDIKTGKSPVSKDDAQRHAQLVMYQLAVAAGLLADGDQPGGGRLVYLGRTSRGSATQREQDALTPDGVTQWRTEVARTAATTQGPEFVAKVNDGCAHCPVRAMCPAQNRSQQ from the coding sequence ATGTCCGCGCCACACACCGAATTGACCCCAGAATCCCTGCGCCGTGGGGATCTGCGCGGCTGGGTGCGGGTGCTCGGTGGGCCCGGCACCGGCAAGAGCTCCCTGTTGGTCGACACCGCCGTCGCCCACATCCAGGCCGGTTGCGAGCCCGAATCGGTGTTGCTGCTGACGGGTTCGGCGCGACTGGGGGCACAGGCGCGGGCGGCGATCACGTCGCGCCTGCTGACCGCCGGCGCGCGACGTGCGGTGCGCGAACCGCTGGTACGCACGGTGCACTCCTACGCGTTCGCGGTGCTGCGGCTGGCAGCGCAGCGGGCCGGCAGCCCCCCGCCGCGGTTGATCACCAGCGCCGAACAGGACGGCATCATCCGCGAGCTGCTGGCCGGGGACGCCGAAGACGGTGACGACTCGCCGGTGCGGTGGCCGGCACGGTTGCGGCCGGCGTTGACCACCTCGGGTTTTGCCACCGAGTTGCGCGACCTGATGGCGCGCTGCAGCGAACGCGGGGTCGATCCTGTTGCACTGCAACGTATCGGGCGGCTGGCCGGACGTGACGAATGGCAGGCCGCCGGACGATTCGCCCAGGCCTACGAGCAGGTGATGCTGTTGCGCTCGGCGGTCGGGATGGCCGCTCCGCAGGCCACCACACCGGCACTGGGCGCCGCCGAGCTCGTCGGTGCCGCGTTGGAGGCCCTGGCCACCGACGCCGATCTGCTGGCCGCCGAGCGTGCCCGGGTCCGGGTGCTTCTGGTCGACGACGCCCAGCACCTTGATCCGCAGGCGGCGCAGCTGGTCACGGTGCTGGCCGGGGGCGCGGATGTCGCGGTGATCGCCGGTGACCCTCAGCAGAGCGTATTCGGTTACCGCGGAGCAGACCCCGCCCTGCTGGCAGGCGAGGGACCGGCGCTGCAGCTGAGCGACTCGCACCGGTGTGCGGCACCGCTGGCGGATGCCATTGGGGCCGTCGCGGCACGGTTGCCCGGCAGTCAATCGCGGCAGGAGTTCACCGGGCGGGTTGCCGAGGGTTCGCTTGCGGTGCGGATCGCCGCGTCCCCGCACGCCGAATCAGCGCTGATCGCCGACGCGTTGCGGCGGGCCCACCTGATCGACGGGCTGCCGTGGAGTCAGATGGCGGTGATCGTGCGCTCGGTTCCGCAGATGGGCGCCGCGCTGAGCCGGGCCCTTTCGGCCGCGGGCGTGCCGGTCGACGTGCTCCACAACGATGCAGCGCTGTCCGACCAGTCGGCGGTGCGGTCGCTGCTGACCGTGCTGCGCGTGACCGCAGAAGGTCTGGACCCCGCAACGGCGTTGGAGTTGGTGACCGGACCGATCGGACGCCTGGACCCGGTGTCGCTGCGCCAGCTGCGGAGGGCGCTGCGCCGGGTCGGCCGCCAACCCGCCGGCGGCGTCGGGGAACTTCTCGTCGACGCGCTGCGCAGCGACACCGAGGGCCTTTCCGATGAGCAGGCCCGGCCGTTGCGGCGGGTGCGCGCGGTGCTGGCCGCGGCTCGCCGCAGCGTGCAGGACGGGCACGATCCCCGGCACACGCTGTGGCAGGCGTGGCACCGCTCGGGTCTGCAACGCCGGTGGTTGACCGCCAGTGAACGCGGCGGCCCGGCCGGGGCGCAGGCCGATCGTGACCTGGACGCGGTGACGGCAATGTTCGATGTTGCCGAGCAGTACGTCACCCGGACGGCCGGGGCCACGGTGGGGGGCCTGATCGACCACCTCGCCGGTCTGGCGCTGCCTCCGGTGCGCAGCGAAGACACCGATACCGACGCGGTGTCGGTGCTCAGCGCGCATTCGTCGCTGCACCGGGACTGGGAGTTCGTCGTGATCGCCGGTGTGCAGGAAGGACTGTGGCCCAACGTCGCCCCACGCGGCGGTGTACTGGCGACCCAGCAGCTCATCGATGTGATCGGCGGTGTCACCGAGCCAGGCCAATCCGGGCTGCCCAGCCGCGCCCCGCTGCTGGCCGAGGAGCGACGTCTACTGATCGCCGCGATGGGCCGCGCGCGCAGCCGGCTGCTCGTGACCGCGGTGGACAGCGATGACAGCGACGAGGCGCTGCTGCCGTCGTCGTTCTGTCATGAATTGGCGAGCGTGGCCACCGAACCGGAACCCGAAGCGTCCGAGCCGATCCGCGCACCCCGGGTGTTGACACCCTCGGCACTGGTGGGCCGACTGCGCTCGGTGGTGTGCGCCGCGCCGGGCGCTGTGGATGACGTCGAGAAGGCCTGTGCTGCCGTGCAGCTGGCGCGATTGGCGCAGGCAGGCGTCACCGGTGCCGATCCCGCATCGTGGTACGGCATGGCGCAGGTGTCCACCTCGGATCCGTTGTGGGACGGCGCGGGTCACGTGGTCACGTTGTCGCCCTCGACACTGCAGACGCTGTCGGATTGCCCGCTGCGCTGGCTGCTGGAACGCCACGGCGGCAGCCGCGGACGAGATGTGCGCTCGACGTTGGGGTCGTTGGTGCACGCCCTGGTCAGTGAGTCCGGCAGAAGCGAGTCAGCTCTACTGGCCGAGCTCGAAAAGGTCTGGGGGGGACTGCAGTTCGATGCCCAATGGTACGCCGACAATGAGCTGGCTCGCCACGCCGAGATGCTGCAGACGTTCATGCGCTGGCGCAGCGGAACACGTCACGAACTGACCGAGGTCGGCACCGAAGTCGATGTCGAGGGCCAGATCGAGGGCGCCGAGGGCGACCTGCCCGGGGTCCGCGTGCGCGGGCGCCTCGATCGGGTGGAACGCGACAGCGCCGGCCGCCTGGTCGTCGTCGACATCAAGACCGGCAAGAGCCCGGTCAGCAAGGACGACGCACAGCGCCACGCCCAGCTGGTGATGTACCAGTTGGCGGTCGCGGCAGGTCTTCTCGCCGACGGCGACCAGCCTGGTGGCGGGCGACTGGTCTATCTGGGTCGGACCAGCCGCGGCAGTGCCACCCAGCGTGAGCAGGACGCACTGACACCCGATGGTGTCACGCAATGGCGCACCGAGGTGGCTCGAACCGCCGCAACGACGCAGGGTCCAGAGTTCGTCGCCAAGGTCAACGACGGCTGCGCACACTGCCCGGTGCGCGCCATGTGTCCCGCCCAGAACAGGAGTCAGCAGTGA
- the moeZ gene encoding adenylyltransferase/sulfurtransferase MoeZ gives MSSPLPPLVEPAAELTREEVARYSRHLIIPDLGMDGQKRLKNAKVLVIGAGGLGSPTLLYLAAAGVGTIGIVEFDVVDESNLQRQIIHGQSDIGRPKGQSARDSITEINPLVEVRLHELRLEPDNAVELFEQYDLILDGTDNFATRYLVNDAAVLAGKPYVWGSIYRFEGQVSVFWEDAPDGLGLNYRDLYPEPPPPGMVPSCAEGGVLGILCSSIASVMGTEAIKLITGIGEPLLGRLMVYDALDMTYRTIKIRKDPTTPKITELIDYDAFCGVVSEDAAAALADATVTPRELREMLDSGKKYALIDVRESVEWDINRIDGAELIPKSAIEAGDGLAKLPHDRVPVLYCKTGIRSAEALAVVKKAGFSDALHLQGGIVAWAKQYEPDMVMY, from the coding sequence GTGTCATCCCCGTTGCCGCCGCTGGTCGAGCCAGCGGCTGAACTCACCCGCGAAGAGGTCGCCCGCTACAGCCGGCACCTCATCATTCCCGACCTGGGCATGGACGGGCAGAAACGGCTGAAGAACGCGAAGGTCCTGGTGATCGGGGCCGGCGGGCTGGGATCACCGACGCTGCTCTACCTGGCCGCGGCCGGTGTCGGCACCATCGGCATCGTCGAGTTCGACGTGGTCGACGAGTCCAACCTGCAACGCCAGATCATCCACGGTCAGTCCGACATCGGCCGACCCAAGGGGCAGAGCGCGCGCGATTCGATCACCGAGATCAACCCGCTGGTCGAGGTGCGCCTGCACGAGTTGCGCCTGGAACCCGACAACGCAGTGGAACTGTTCGAGCAGTACGACCTGATCCTCGACGGCACCGACAACTTCGCCACCCGCTACCTGGTCAACGACGCGGCCGTGCTGGCCGGCAAGCCCTACGTCTGGGGCTCGATCTACCGGTTCGAGGGCCAGGTCTCGGTATTCTGGGAGGACGCCCCCGACGGGCTGGGCCTGAACTATCGCGACCTCTATCCCGAGCCACCGCCTCCGGGCATGGTGCCGTCCTGCGCCGAGGGCGGCGTACTCGGCATCCTGTGCTCGTCGATCGCGTCGGTGATGGGCACCGAGGCGATCAAACTCATCACCGGTATCGGCGAGCCGCTGCTGGGCCGGCTGATGGTCTACGACGCGCTGGACATGACCTACCGGACCATCAAGATCCGCAAGGATCCGACCACACCGAAGATCACCGAGCTCATCGACTACGACGCGTTCTGCGGTGTGGTGTCCGAGGACGCCGCCGCCGCCCTCGCCGACGCCACCGTCACCCCCCGCGAGCTGCGCGAGATGCTGGACTCCGGCAAGAAGTACGCGCTGATCGACGTTCGGGAGTCGGTCGAGTGGGACATCAACCGCATCGACGGCGCCGAGCTGATCCCGAAATCGGCCATCGAAGCCGGCGACGGCCTGGCCAAGCTGCCGCACGACCGGGTTCCGGTGCTGTACTGCAAGACCGGCATCCGGTCGGCCGAGGCGCTGGCCGTGGTGAAGAAGGCCGGATTCAGCGATGCGCTGCACTTGCAGGGCGGCATCGTGGCGTGGGCCAAGCAATACGAACCCGACATGGTCATGTACTAA
- a CDS encoding ATP-dependent DNA helicase: MTTARYSPAELADALGLFAPTDEQAAVIAAPPGPLVVIAGAGAGKTETMAARVVWLVANGYARPSEVLGLTFTRKAAGQLLRRVRARLARLAGAGLVIPSTELTDDPVTISTYHAFAGTLLREFGLLLPVEPDVRLLGETELWQLAFRVVCEHPADLPTEKSPAAITAMVLRLAGQLSEHLVDTGELRDTHVELDRLVHTLPAGRYQRDRGPSQWLLRMLATQTERTLLVPLIDALHQRMREERVVDFGMQMASAARLAAQCPQVGEQLRQRFRVVLLDEYQDTGHAQRIALSSLFGGGADDALALTAVGDPIQSIYGWRGASATNLPRFATDFPFSDGSPAPVLELRTSWRNPAEVLHVANEVSADARRRSVAVRALRSRPHAEPGDVRCALLTDVEAEREWVAGEIAQRYHAGVAATGGAPTAAVLVRRNADAAPMAEALSRRGVAVEVVGVAGLLAVPEVADVVAMVRLAADPTAGPAALRVLTGPRWHLGARDIAALWRRAVTLHAGDPVPAAGSPAEQVVAQSGPDAEEAALADALADPGPAEAYSALGYQRIVALGRELTALRAHLESPLPELIAEVRRLLGVDAEARAAQPVTAGWSGTEHLDAFSDVVADYASRPGATLAGLLGFLDTAEDVENGLAPAEISVAQDRVQILTVHAAKGLEWQVVAVPHLSGRVFPSTALPRTWLTDAADLPPLLRGDCATVSEHGVPVLDTTAVSDRKGLSDTISDHKRSLEQRRTDEERRLLYVAITRAEHTLLVSGHHWGATESTPRGPSTFLCELKEIIDASTAAGTPCGTVAAWADAPADGDPNPLRDRVIEARWPVDPIAARRSATDHGAALVAQAMNTEGCDVAPVDSQGWAADVDALLTERERAQQRPPAPLPAALSVSTVVELGRDPQAAAQRLRRRLPRRPDSHALLGTAFHEWVQRYFQSDKLFDLDDLPGAVDADRHDRAELEELQTAFALSQWAARTPIEVEVPFDMMLGDRVVRGRIDAVFADDDGGVTVLDWKTGEPPSDPEELQHNAIQLAIYRLAWAQLHGCPLVSVRAVFHYVRHGQTVTPADLPDAEDLAALITRSDQAA; the protein is encoded by the coding sequence GTGACCACAGCTCGTTACAGCCCCGCCGAACTGGCCGACGCTCTCGGGCTTTTCGCGCCGACCGACGAGCAGGCCGCGGTCATCGCCGCCCCGCCCGGACCCCTGGTCGTGATCGCCGGTGCCGGCGCAGGCAAGACCGAGACGATGGCCGCGCGGGTGGTCTGGCTGGTGGCCAACGGCTACGCACGCCCCAGCGAGGTGCTCGGTCTGACCTTCACCCGCAAGGCCGCCGGCCAGCTGCTGCGGCGGGTTCGGGCCCGGCTGGCTCGGCTCGCCGGCGCGGGCCTGGTGATCCCGAGTACCGAGCTCACCGACGACCCGGTCACCATCAGCACTTACCACGCATTCGCGGGCACGCTGTTGCGCGAGTTCGGGCTGTTGCTTCCCGTGGAGCCCGACGTCCGGCTGCTCGGCGAAACCGAACTGTGGCAGCTGGCGTTTCGGGTCGTCTGTGAACACCCCGCAGATCTGCCCACCGAGAAGTCGCCGGCCGCGATCACGGCGATGGTGCTCAGACTCGCCGGACAGCTCTCCGAGCACCTTGTCGACACCGGCGAGCTGCGCGACACTCACGTCGAACTCGATCGGCTGGTGCACACCTTGCCGGCCGGGCGCTACCAGCGTGACCGCGGCCCCAGCCAGTGGCTGCTGCGGATGCTGGCGACCCAGACCGAGCGGACCCTGCTGGTTCCGTTGATCGACGCGCTGCACCAGCGGATGCGCGAGGAGCGCGTGGTCGACTTCGGCATGCAGATGGCCTCGGCGGCACGGTTGGCCGCGCAGTGCCCGCAGGTGGGTGAGCAACTGCGGCAGCGTTTCCGGGTGGTGCTTCTCGACGAGTACCAGGACACCGGGCACGCTCAACGGATCGCGTTGTCCTCGCTGTTCGGTGGTGGAGCCGACGACGCTCTGGCACTGACCGCGGTCGGTGATCCGATCCAGTCCATCTACGGCTGGCGCGGCGCATCGGCGACCAATTTGCCACGGTTCGCCACCGACTTCCCGTTCTCCGACGGCAGCCCGGCGCCGGTGCTGGAACTGCGGACCAGTTGGCGCAACCCGGCCGAGGTGCTGCATGTGGCCAATGAGGTGTCCGCCGACGCGCGCCGACGTTCGGTGGCGGTGCGGGCGTTGCGGTCGCGCCCACACGCCGAACCGGGCGACGTGCGGTGCGCTCTGCTGACCGATGTCGAAGCCGAGCGCGAATGGGTGGCCGGGGAGATCGCCCAGCGCTACCACGCCGGCGTCGCCGCGACCGGTGGCGCGCCCACCGCCGCAGTGTTGGTGCGCCGCAATGCTGATGCGGCCCCGATGGCTGAGGCGCTGAGCCGGCGCGGTGTCGCGGTCGAGGTCGTCGGTGTCGCGGGGCTGTTGGCGGTGCCCGAGGTCGCCGACGTGGTGGCGATGGTCCGACTGGCCGCCGACCCGACGGCCGGGCCGGCCGCGCTGCGCGTGCTGACCGGACCGCGGTGGCACCTCGGGGCCCGCGACATCGCGGCGCTGTGGCGCCGGGCGGTGACGCTGCACGCCGGTGATCCGGTCCCGGCGGCCGGCAGTCCCGCCGAACAGGTGGTCGCCCAGTCGGGCCCCGATGCCGAAGAGGCCGCCCTGGCCGACGCACTGGCTGATCCAGGTCCCGCCGAGGCCTACTCGGCGCTGGGTTACCAGCGCATCGTCGCGCTGGGCCGCGAGCTGACCGCGCTGCGCGCCCACCTGGAAAGCCCGCTGCCCGAGCTGATCGCCGAAGTTCGCCGCCTGCTGGGTGTCGACGCCGAGGCGCGGGCAGCGCAGCCGGTCACTGCGGGCTGGTCGGGCACCGAGCACCTCGACGCGTTCAGCGACGTGGTCGCCGACTATGCCTCGCGGCCGGGCGCGACCCTGGCAGGCCTGCTGGGCTTTCTCGACACCGCCGAGGACGTCGAGAACGGTCTGGCGCCGGCCGAGATCAGCGTGGCGCAAGACCGCGTCCAGATTCTGACCGTGCACGCCGCCAAGGGCCTGGAGTGGCAGGTTGTGGCGGTACCCCACCTCAGCGGGCGGGTGTTCCCGTCGACGGCGTTGCCGCGCACCTGGCTCACCGATGCTGCCGACCTGCCGCCACTGCTGCGCGGCGATTGCGCCACAGTGTCCGAGCATGGTGTGCCGGTCCTCGACACCACTGCGGTCAGTGACCGTAAAGGACTGTCGGACACGATCTCCGACCACAAGCGCAGTCTCGAACAGCGGCGCACCGACGAAGAGCGGCGGTTGCTCTACGTGGCGATCACCCGGGCCGAGCACACGCTGTTGGTCTCCGGGCACCATTGGGGCGCCACCGAGTCCACGCCGCGCGGGCCGTCGACGTTTCTGTGTGAGCTCAAGGAGATCATCGACGCGTCGACCGCTGCGGGCACGCCGTGCGGCACTGTGGCCGCGTGGGCCGACGCGCCCGCCGATGGTGATCCCAACCCGCTGCGCGACCGTGTCATCGAGGCGAGGTGGCCCGTCGACCCGATCGCGGCCCGGCGCAGCGCCACCGACCACGGCGCCGCCCTGGTCGCCCAAGCGATGAACACCGAGGGATGCGACGTCGCGCCGGTCGACAGCCAGGGCTGGGCGGCCGATGTCGACGCGCTGCTGACCGAACGCGAGCGGGCCCAGCAGCGGCCGCCGGCGCCGCTGCCCGCAGCGCTGTCGGTGAGCACAGTGGTCGAACTCGGCCGTGACCCGCAGGCTGCCGCCCAACGGCTCCGGCGCCGACTGCCTCGGCGACCGGACTCGCATGCGCTGTTGGGCACTGCATTTCATGAGTGGGTGCAGCGCTACTTCCAGTCCGACAAGCTCTTCGACCTCGATGACCTACCCGGCGCAGTGGACGCCGACCGGCACGACCGTGCTGAACTGGAGGAACTGCAGACCGCGTTCGCGCTGTCGCAGTGGGCCGCCCGGACCCCGATCGAGGTCGAGGTTCCGTTCGACATGATGCTCGGCGACCGGGTGGTGCGCGGGCGCATCGACGCGGTGTTCGCCGACGACGACGGCGGTGTCACAGTGCTGGACTGGAAGACCGGCGAGCCGCCCTCGGATCCGGAAGAGCTGCAGCACAACGCGATTCAGTTGGCAATCTATCGCCTGGCGTGGGCGCAGCTGCACGGTTGTCCACTGGTCTCGGTGCGTGCGGTGTTTCACTACGTGCGGCACGGACAGACCGTGACGCCCGCCGATCTCCCCGACGCCGAGGATCTGGCCGCGCTGATCACGCGCAGTGATCAGGCGGCCTGA
- a CDS encoding TrkA family potassium uptake protein, giving the protein MAKGRLRRRLSRINQPLADRPVHSLVDRVQIPQDVASPWVRITKRIVIALAVLCAVVAIVYLDRDGYSDTQKDGLTLLDCFYYATVSLSTTGYGDIAPITERARLINVLVITPLRVAFLIVLIGTTVETLTTESRQAFKIQQWRNKVRNHTVVIGYGTKGRTAVAAMVGDEIAPGDIVVVDEDTAALERAKSAGLVTVRGSATDSEVLRLAGAQHAKTIIVAANRDDTAVLVTLTARELAPKAKIIAAVRETDNEHLLKQSGADSTVVTSETAGRLLGIAVQTPSVVAMMEDLLTPNAGFAIAEREVGPKEVGGSPRHQADIVLGVVRNQKLFRVDDPEVDALEQGDRLLYIRSNESER; this is encoded by the coding sequence GTGGCTAAGGGGCGACTGCGGCGAAGGCTCAGCCGCATCAACCAGCCCTTGGCCGACCGTCCGGTGCATTCGCTCGTGGACCGGGTGCAGATCCCGCAGGACGTTGCCAGTCCGTGGGTGCGGATCACCAAGCGCATCGTGATCGCCCTGGCGGTGCTGTGCGCGGTGGTCGCGATCGTCTACCTCGACCGCGACGGATACAGCGACACTCAAAAAGATGGTCTCACCCTGCTCGATTGCTTCTACTACGCGACGGTGTCGCTGTCGACGACCGGATACGGCGACATCGCGCCGATCACCGAGCGAGCCCGGCTCATCAACGTCCTGGTGATCACCCCGCTGCGGGTGGCGTTCCTGATCGTGCTGATCGGCACCACGGTCGAGACGCTGACTACCGAATCGCGCCAGGCGTTCAAGATCCAGCAGTGGAGGAACAAGGTGCGTAACCACACGGTCGTCATCGGGTACGGGACGAAGGGCCGCACCGCCGTGGCGGCAATGGTCGGCGACGAGATCGCTCCGGGCGACATCGTGGTGGTCGACGAGGACACCGCGGCACTGGAACGGGCCAAGAGTGCCGGGTTGGTCACGGTGCGCGGCTCGGCCACCGATTCCGAGGTCCTGCGGTTGGCCGGCGCCCAGCACGCCAAGACCATCATCGTCGCCGCCAATCGTGACGACACCGCGGTGCTGGTCACCCTCACGGCCCGGGAGCTCGCCCCGAAGGCCAAGATCATCGCCGCGGTCCGCGAAACCGACAACGAACATCTGCTCAAGCAGTCCGGCGCCGACTCCACCGTGGTGACCTCGGAGACCGCGGGTCGGCTGTTGGGCATCGCCGTACAGACCCCCAGCGTCGTGGCGATGATGGAGGATCTGCTGACCCCCAACGCCGGATTCGCCATCGCAGAGCGCGAAGTGGGGCCCAAGGAGGTCGGTGGTTCGCCGCGGCACCAGGCCGACATTGTGCTCGGGGTGGTGCGCAACCAGAAGCTGTTCCGCGTCGACGATCCCGAGGTCGATGCACTTGAGCAAGGCGACCGGTTGCTCTACATCCGAAGCAACGAGAGCGAGCGATGA
- a CDS encoding TIGR02569 family protein, producing the protein MTAERPPEHVLTAFGLSGVQPVPLGPSWEGGWRCGEVVLSVVPDHARAAWSAKVRETLFVDGVRLARPVRSTDGRYVVAGWRADTYVAGTPEPRHDEVVSAAVRLHEATAKLERPRFLTQPPVAPWSDVDVFTAADRAAWEDRPLHSLPPGARVAPASADGQKSIELINQLATLRRPTKSPSQLVHGDLYGTVLFAGTAAPGITDITPYWRPPAWAAGVIVVDALSWGEADDGLIERWNALPEWPQMLLRALMFRLAVHALHPRSTSAAFPGLARTAALVRLAV; encoded by the coding sequence GTGACCGCAGAGCGACCACCAGAGCACGTACTCACGGCTTTCGGGCTGTCCGGGGTGCAGCCGGTGCCGCTGGGCCCCTCCTGGGAGGGCGGCTGGCGCTGCGGTGAGGTGGTGCTCTCGGTGGTACCCGACCACGCCCGCGCGGCCTGGTCGGCCAAGGTGCGCGAGACGCTGTTCGTCGACGGGGTGCGGCTGGCCCGTCCGGTGCGATCCACCGACGGCCGCTACGTCGTGGCGGGCTGGCGGGCCGACACCTATGTCGCCGGCACGCCCGAACCGCGCCATGACGAGGTGGTCTCGGCGGCTGTCCGGTTGCACGAGGCCACCGCCAAACTCGAACGACCCCGATTCCTGACCCAGCCGCCGGTTGCGCCGTGGTCGGACGTCGACGTGTTCACCGCGGCCGACCGCGCTGCCTGGGAGGACCGGCCGCTGCATTCGTTGCCGCCGGGTGCCCGGGTGGCCCCGGCTTCGGCGGACGGACAGAAGTCGATCGAGCTGATCAACCAGCTCGCCACGCTGCGCCGGCCCACCAAGAGCCCCAGTCAGTTGGTGCACGGTGACCTGTACGGCACGGTGCTCTTCGCCGGCACCGCAGCCCCAGGCATCACCGACATCACGCCCTACTGGCGCCCGCCGGCGTGGGCGGCCGGGGTGATCGTGGTCGACGCGCTGTCGTGGGGTGAGGCCGACGACGGTCTGATCGAACGCTGGAACGCGCTGCCGGAGTGGCCGCAGATGTTGTTGCGCGCCTTGATGTTCCGGCTCGCGGTGCACGCCCTTCACCCACGGTCGACCTCAGCGGCGTTTCCCGGTCTGGCCCGCACCGCCGCGCTGGTGCGGCTCGCCGTTTAG
- a CDS encoding MGMT family protein has product MAAITDEQVETVRALVAAIPPGSVATYGDIAAAARLSSPRIVGWIMRTDSSDLPWHRVLRATGQPAPHLRSAQLERLRAEGVLADDGRVALSRYRHSF; this is encoded by the coding sequence GTGGCAGCGATCACCGACGAGCAGGTCGAGACGGTGCGGGCGCTGGTCGCCGCGATCCCGCCGGGAAGCGTCGCGACCTATGGGGATATCGCCGCCGCGGCAAGACTGTCCAGCCCCCGCATCGTCGGCTGGATCATGCGCACCGACTCGTCGGATTTGCCGTGGCACCGGGTGCTGCGAGCGACGGGCCAACCGGCGCCGCACCTGCGCAGCGCGCAACTTGAGCGGCTGCGCGCTGAGGGCGTCCTCGCCGACGACGGCCGGGTTGCGTTGTCGCGGTACCGCCACAGCTTCTGA